The Candidatus Hydrogenedentota bacterium genome window below encodes:
- a CDS encoding four helix bundle protein, with amino-acid sequence MEKGEKGEKGTQEAGKRNVAQSFEDLHVYQRARELANDVYAQTRKEGWRGDHDLREQIRRAAVSIMSNIAEGFERGAKNEFVQFLYIAKGSSGEIRAQLHVARDQNYIDEADYLRLLDRARRVSGMLSNFIGHLQQTSHQGEKYTRPRRQASTAQQKRIEALRAAQPSSPQPKKTGEDKTLPE; translated from the coding sequence ATGGAAAAGGGTGAGAAGGGTGAGAAGGGGACTCAAGAGGCGGGGAAGCGCAACGTAGCGCAGTCGTTCGAAGACCTGCACGTATACCAGCGGGCGCGGGAATTGGCAAACGACGTTTATGCGCAGACGCGCAAAGAAGGCTGGAGGGGCGATCACGATCTCCGCGAGCAGATTCGGCGGGCCGCGGTGTCCATCATGTCCAATATCGCCGAGGGATTTGAACGCGGCGCCAAGAATGAGTTCGTTCAATTCCTGTACATCGCCAAAGGTTCGAGCGGCGAGATTCGCGCACAATTGCACGTGGCGCGCGACCAGAACTACATAGACGAAGCGGACTACCTTCGATTGCTTGACCGGGCGCGCCGTGTCAGCGGGATGCTCTCGAACTTCATCGGACATCTCCAGCAGACGAGTCACCAGGGAGAGAAATACACACGTCCCCGACGTCAAGCCTCCACCGCCCAGCAGAAACGCATAGAGGCTCTCCGTGCCGCTCAACCATCCAGCCCGCAGCCAAAGAAAACTGGCGAAGACAAGACCCTACCCGAATGA